The Pusillibacter faecalis genome has a window encoding:
- a CDS encoding DUF3783 domain-containing protein — translation MSGKLLLFGFESLLNILALEGAVKPFQVELVPVGRTDYNKPMAVLAGLDTLDAAAGPMQPYAGGPLGGRMLVLCGLDDQLDELLPALSRAGAGPECLKAVLTAHNRGWNALTLYAELQRERQAMQGV, via the coding sequence ATGAGCGGAAAACTGCTGTTATTCGGGTTTGAGTCACTGCTGAATATTCTGGCGCTGGAGGGAGCCGTGAAGCCCTTTCAGGTGGAGCTGGTGCCGGTGGGACGGACAGATTACAATAAGCCCATGGCGGTGCTGGCAGGGCTGGATACGTTGGATGCCGCAGCCGGTCCAATGCAGCCCTATGCAGGCGGACCGCTGGGGGGGCGGATGCTGGTGCTGTGCGGATTGGACGATCAGCTGGATGAGCTGCTGCCGGCTCTCAGCCGCGCTGGGGCCGGGCCGGAGTGTCTGAAAGCAGTGCTGACGGCACATAACCGGGGCTGGAACGCGCTGACACTGTATGCAGAGCTTCAGCGGGAGCGGCAGGCCATGCAGGGCGTGTGA